A region from the Hyalangium minutum genome encodes:
- a CDS encoding HEAT repeat domain-containing protein has product MTEQLETLRRRARPDDLESLRRLDRALQRSGWRVAEKTPREWISEFSRCPLDRHLSIPAEAETLSTAGLAAVPPLVETLRTKELSPKHELDVRIRAHCVSTLMLIQPPPTCAIPALLETLRTRSTRLRRMTLWVLTRKLIPQPTSLATRELIACLESKHEPEVRAEAARALYTLKGPLPPEVRRAALGRLTDVDKRVRRGALRILARLPAPDPEVRTTVEEQAILDDANRLEAASTLLHFDEPRAFEFLQEEVLCAESPQATHALLLRSFLALQLIERLGARAESTLPALRRVSFHPRLEPVLQAAASSIARGRLAARMPAPSPDQLRDERAVRLLAPPPAATPDLPPDKALTHWAAGFLPYGRELCARIALAAARHVAVLWENESPLNGTPREALDVLEEWLCDPHDTMGRRVVQEGNVTPSQLCAPSAFSASWSTTFATLCVPTDEQRSEWAPYAQPLGSAEGGFLGSAVLSACRALGSRSVITWALGSSAEPSLLSEQEAAEEVRKAIVAEVLPWVCGTWDPVVDIIRLRRELLERPPASVNTGRYPP; this is encoded by the coding sequence ATGACCGAGCAACTCGAAACGCTGAGACGCAGGGCCCGGCCAGATGACCTCGAGTCGCTGCGCCGCCTGGATCGCGCCCTCCAACGCTCGGGCTGGCGTGTGGCGGAGAAGACACCACGGGAGTGGATCTCCGAGTTCTCCCGCTGCCCGCTGGATCGCCACCTCAGCATTCCCGCGGAAGCTGAGACCCTGAGCACTGCTGGCCTGGCAGCGGTGCCTCCCTTGGTGGAGACCCTCCGAACGAAAGAGCTGTCTCCCAAGCATGAGCTCGACGTCCGGATCCGCGCGCACTGTGTCTCCACGCTGATGCTCATCCAGCCACCGCCCACGTGCGCCATCCCCGCGCTCCTGGAGACACTCCGCACACGCAGCACACGGCTGCGGCGTATGACCCTCTGGGTGCTGACTCGCAAGCTGATTCCCCAGCCCACGTCCCTCGCGACCCGCGAGCTCATCGCGTGTCTCGAGAGCAAGCACGAGCCCGAGGTCCGCGCGGAGGCCGCGCGCGCGCTGTACACGCTGAAGGGTCCTCTGCCTCCCGAGGTCCGTCGCGCGGCACTGGGACGGCTGACGGACGTGGACAAGCGGGTGCGAAGGGGCGCGCTCCGGATCCTCGCCCGGCTGCCCGCGCCTGACCCGGAGGTGCGCACCACCGTCGAGGAGCAGGCCATCCTGGACGACGCGAACCGACTGGAGGCCGCCAGCACCCTGCTCCACTTCGACGAGCCCCGTGCCTTCGAGTTCCTTCAGGAGGAGGTGCTCTGCGCGGAGTCCCCCCAAGCCACCCATGCCCTCCTCTTGCGCAGCTTCCTCGCGCTCCAGCTCATCGAGCGGCTGGGCGCGAGAGCTGAGTCCACCCTCCCGGCCCTGCGCCGCGTCTCCTTCCACCCTCGGCTCGAGCCGGTGCTGCAGGCCGCCGCCTCCAGCATCGCCCGTGGCCGACTCGCGGCGCGGATGCCAGCACCGAGCCCGGATCAACTCCGGGACGAGCGCGCCGTCCGGCTCTTGGCGCCTCCGCCCGCAGCCACTCCCGACCTTCCTCCGGACAAGGCTCTCACGCACTGGGCCGCAGGTTTCCTCCCCTATGGACGCGAGCTGTGCGCGCGTATCGCTCTGGCGGCCGCTCGCCACGTCGCAGTGCTCTGGGAGAACGAGTCGCCCTTGAATGGCACTCCTCGCGAGGCGCTCGACGTCTTGGAGGAGTGGCTGTGCGACCCCCATGACACGATGGGGAGGCGCGTGGTCCAGGAGGGGAACGTCACTCCGAGCCAGCTCTGCGCGCCGTCCGCCTTCTCGGCCTCGTGGTCCACGACCTTCGCCACCCTCTGCGTGCCCACGGACGAGCAGCGCTCCGAGTGGGCGCCGTACGCCCAGCCTCTCGGCTCGGCGGAGGGAGGCTTCCTGGGCTCGGCGGTCCTCAGCGCCTGCCGCGCGCTCGGCAGCCGATCCGTGATCACCTGGGCCCTCGGCTCCAGCGCCGAGCCGTCCCTCCTCTCCGAGCAAGAGGCTGCCGAGGAGGTGCGCAAGGCCATCGTGGCGGAGGTGCTCCCGTGGGTCTGTGGCACGTGGGATCCCGTCGTGGACATCATCCGCCTCCGCCGGGAGCTGCTCGAGAGGCCACCCGCTTCGGTGAACACGGGCCGTTATCCGCCTTGA
- a CDS encoding sigma-54-dependent transcriptional regulator, with amino-acid sequence MNPVRLLAVDDDPHARDLLRRLLGTLGEVVLAADPKAAEERLVEEGPFDLVLTDMAMPNPGDGLHVLQAVKARLPDTPVIVVTAFGNIEGALDSIQQGAFDYLAKPFDVDAILRVAKRALEQKRLVEENRSLRKQVERSTLVGRSPALLEVYKQVARAAATLVPVLITGETGTGKEMVARALHKRSARAGGPFIPVDCGAIAESLMESELFGHARGAFTGAVGARRGLFEEAHGGTLFLDEIGDVGMKVQSQLLRVLQEGEIRRVGESAPVKVDVRVVAATNKDLKARVAEGDFREDLLYRLDVVHLHLPPLRERREDIAALVEHFAALHARGGVKPVVTAEGMARLAAYDWPGNVRQLENVVARALALNVTGVLGPQDFPEPIGDAPEKATGLAEDLPSLEVLSRRYAAHVLQHVGGNKSEAARLLGVDRKTLYKLLESSVPEER; translated from the coding sequence ATGAACCCCGTGCGCCTGCTCGCGGTGGACGATGATCCGCACGCGAGGGACTTGCTCCGGCGGCTGCTGGGCACGCTGGGCGAGGTGGTGCTGGCCGCCGACCCGAAGGCCGCCGAGGAGCGGCTGGTCGAGGAGGGGCCGTTCGACCTGGTGCTCACGGACATGGCGATGCCCAACCCCGGGGATGGGCTCCACGTGCTCCAGGCGGTGAAGGCGCGACTGCCGGACACGCCCGTCATCGTGGTGACGGCGTTCGGGAACATCGAGGGCGCGCTGGACAGCATCCAGCAGGGGGCCTTCGACTACCTGGCCAAGCCCTTCGACGTGGACGCCATCCTGCGGGTGGCGAAGCGGGCGCTGGAGCAGAAGCGGCTGGTGGAGGAGAACCGCTCGCTGCGCAAGCAGGTGGAGCGCAGCACGCTGGTGGGGCGGAGCCCGGCGCTGCTGGAGGTCTACAAGCAGGTGGCGCGGGCGGCGGCGACGCTGGTGCCGGTGCTCATTACGGGCGAGACGGGGACGGGCAAGGAGATGGTGGCGCGGGCGCTGCACAAGCGCTCGGCGCGGGCGGGCGGTCCGTTCATCCCGGTGGACTGCGGTGCCATCGCCGAGTCGCTCATGGAGAGCGAGCTGTTCGGCCACGCGCGAGGGGCCTTCACGGGAGCGGTGGGTGCACGGCGCGGCCTGTTCGAGGAAGCCCACGGCGGCACGCTGTTCCTGGACGAGATTGGCGACGTGGGGATGAAGGTGCAGTCCCAGCTCTTGCGCGTGCTGCAGGAGGGGGAGATCCGCCGCGTGGGCGAGAGCGCCCCGGTGAAGGTGGACGTGCGGGTGGTGGCGGCGACGAACAAGGACTTGAAGGCGCGGGTGGCGGAGGGGGATTTCCGCGAGGATTTGCTGTACCGGCTGGACGTGGTGCACCTGCACCTGCCGCCGCTGCGCGAGCGGCGGGAGGACATCGCGGCGCTGGTGGAGCACTTCGCGGCGCTGCACGCGCGGGGCGGCGTGAAGCCGGTGGTGACGGCGGAGGGCATGGCGCGGCTGGCGGCGTACGACTGGCCGGGCAACGTGCGGCAGCTGGAGAACGTGGTGGCGCGGGCGCTGGCGCTCAACGTGACAGGAGTGCTGGGGCCGCAGGACTTCCCGGAGCCCATCGGGGACGCGCCGGAGAAGGCCACGGGGCTGGCGGAGGACTTGCCGAGCCTGGAGGTGCTGTCCCGGCGGTACGCGGCGCACGTGCTCCAGCACGTGGGTGGCAACAAGAGCGAGGCGGCCCGGCTGTTGGGCGTGGATCGCAAGACGCTCTACAAGCTGTTGGAGTCCTCCGTGCCCGAGGAGCGGTGA